From the genome of Geobacter sp. SVR, one region includes:
- a CDS encoding acyl-CoA dehydrogenase: protein MDFELSQDHKVLQSAVRDFVEKEIKPIAKQIDEDHMIPDSLVRKMGEMGFMGSYFPEEYGGAGLDMLSYAIVVEEVSKACGSSGVLISAHTSLCSGPIYTFGTEEQKKKWLPALNSGEKIGCFLLTEPNAGSDAGGTATMYRREGDEFVINGSKTFITNGGYLGTGVLMASFDRGLKHKGISAFIVDLQSPGVTILKNENKMGIRGSYTTAFAFDNLRVPVENLLGQEGKGFNVAMDTLNGGRIGIASQALGIAAGAFERSLAYSKERKQFDQPICDFQAIQFKLADMWTSIETSRLLTYRAACLKDAKKNYTMESAMCKMHASETATYVTKEAMQIHGGYGYIADYEVERMYRDAKITEIYEGTNEVQRVVISKLLLS from the coding sequence ATGGATTTCGAACTGAGCCAGGACCACAAGGTTTTGCAGTCGGCTGTACGGGATTTTGTCGAGAAGGAGATCAAGCCGATCGCCAAACAGATCGATGAGGATCACATGATTCCCGACAGTCTGGTCCGGAAGATGGGAGAAATGGGCTTCATGGGCAGCTACTTCCCCGAGGAGTACGGCGGGGCCGGGCTCGACATGCTTTCCTACGCCATCGTGGTGGAAGAGGTCTCCAAGGCCTGCGGCTCCAGCGGCGTGCTGATTTCGGCCCACACCTCCCTGTGCAGCGGGCCGATCTATACCTTCGGCACCGAGGAGCAGAAGAAAAAGTGGCTGCCGGCACTCAACAGCGGCGAAAAAATCGGATGCTTCCTTCTCACCGAGCCCAATGCCGGCAGCGATGCCGGTGGCACCGCCACCATGTATCGCCGCGAAGGGGACGAATTCGTCATCAACGGCAGCAAGACCTTCATCACCAACGGCGGCTATCTGGGGACCGGCGTGTTGATGGCCTCCTTTGACCGCGGCCTCAAGCACAAAGGAATCAGTGCCTTTATCGTCGATCTGCAATCACCCGGCGTTACCATTCTCAAAAACGAGAACAAGATGGGTATTCGCGGCAGTTACACCACCGCCTTTGCCTTCGATAACCTGCGGGTACCGGTGGAAAACCTGCTTGGTCAGGAGGGCAAGGGATTCAATGTCGCCATGGACACCCTGAACGGCGGTCGCATCGGCATTGCCTCCCAGGCGCTGGGCATCGCTGCCGGCGCCTTCGAACGGTCCCTGGCCTACTCCAAGGAGCGCAAACAGTTCGATCAGCCGATCTGTGACTTTCAGGCCATACAGTTCAAACTGGCCGACATGTGGACCAGCATCGAAACCAGCAGGCTACTGACGTATCGGGCGGCCTGCCTCAAAGATGCCAAGAAGAACTACACCATGGAATCGGCCATGTGCAAGATGCACGCTTCTGAGACCGCCACCTATGTCACCAAGGAAGCAATGCAGATCCATGGCGGGTACGGCTACATTGCCGATTATGAAGTGGAGCGGATGTACCGTGATGCCAAGATTACTGAGATCTATGAGGGGACAAATGAGGTACAGCGGGTAGTCATCTCGAAGCTGCTATTGTCGTAG
- a CDS encoding enoyl-CoA hydratase/isomerase family protein, with protein sequence MEFSNLLIETVDGIATLTVNRPQSLNALTGEVLRELECALYGLELDPEVKVVIVTGAGEKAFVAGADIKEMAAMDACQAHEFACTGQRVMQLIGQMKKPVIAAVNGFALGGGLELALACDFIYASEKAKFGLPEVTLGVIPGFGGTQNLARLIGPNRAKELIFTGRMISAVKAGEWGIVNEVFPPEELLVKARETAEAIARNGLKAVASAKDAVANGLNMAKGDGFRYEASLFGVLFASEDQKEGMAAFGERRKAEFKGR encoded by the coding sequence ATGGAATTCAGCAACCTACTGATCGAAACCGTGGATGGCATCGCCACCTTGACCGTTAACCGTCCCCAGAGCCTGAACGCCCTGACTGGCGAGGTGCTCAGGGAGTTGGAGTGCGCCCTGTACGGCTTGGAACTAGACCCGGAGGTTAAGGTGGTGATTGTGACCGGCGCTGGGGAGAAGGCCTTCGTGGCCGGGGCCGATATCAAGGAAATGGCTGCCATGGACGCCTGCCAGGCCCACGAATTCGCCTGTACCGGCCAGCGGGTGATGCAGCTGATCGGGCAGATGAAAAAGCCGGTCATCGCGGCGGTCAACGGCTTTGCCCTGGGGGGCGGGCTGGAGCTGGCCCTGGCCTGTGATTTCATCTACGCCTCGGAAAAGGCCAAATTCGGCCTGCCGGAAGTGACCCTGGGGGTGATTCCCGGCTTCGGAGGCACCCAGAACCTGGCGCGCCTGATCGGTCCCAACCGGGCCAAGGAACTGATCTTTACCGGCCGCATGATCAGCGCTGTCAAGGCCGGCGAGTGGGGCATCGTCAACGAGGTCTTCCCGCCGGAAGAACTGCTGGTCAAGGCCCGCGAGACCGCGGAGGCGATTGCCCGCAACGGGCTCAAGGCGGTGGCGAGCGCCAAGGATGCCGTGGCGAACGGGCTCAACATGGCCAAGGGGGACGGTTTCCGCTACGAGGCCTCCCTGTTCGGGGTACTGTTCGCCAGCGAGGACCAGAAAGAGGGCATGGCCGCCTTCGGAGAGAGGCGCAAGGCGGAATTCAAAGGCAGATAG
- a CDS encoding AMP-binding protein, with protein MSQPITLTVGGLLDDMARRYPDNDALVYPERGLRYSYHQFNDLCRQVAKGLLAMGIKKGDHLSIWAYNVPEWVILQFATAKIGAVLVTVNTSYKSAELEYILNQSDSTTLFMVRSFKDSDYVQTVNDVIPELTTSQPGQLNTPKLPHLKRVIFIGDNTPAGMLNFNSIIGQGKDISDQRLAAVEAGLDCHDTINMQYTSGTTGFPKGVMLTHYNVVNNGYNIGECMRLTEKDRLCIPVPFFHCFGCVLGVMACVTHGTTMVPVEIFDPLKVLQTIEKEKCTAVHGVPTMFIAELEHPQFKTFDLTSLRTGIMAGSNCPIEVMKKVIADMHASEITIAYGQTESSPVITQTRTDDAIELRVATVGRALPDVEVKIVDIETGATLPPGKQGELCTRGYLVMKGYYKMPDETARAIDSDNWLHTGDLAIMDENGYCKITGRIKNMIIRGGENIYPREIEEYLYTHPKISDVQVYGVPDRKYGEQVMASIILKKGMTMDEEEVRAFCRDKIANYKIPKYVRFVENYPMTASGKIQKFKMREMAIKEMQLDEAGPTA; from the coding sequence ATGTCGCAACCGATTACTTTGACTGTCGGCGGACTTTTGGACGACATGGCCCGTCGTTATCCCGACAACGATGCGCTGGTCTACCCCGAGCGCGGCCTGCGCTACAGCTACCACCAGTTCAACGACCTCTGCCGCCAGGTGGCCAAAGGGCTCCTGGCCATGGGCATCAAAAAAGGGGACCACCTCTCGATCTGGGCCTACAACGTACCGGAATGGGTGATCCTGCAGTTTGCCACCGCCAAGATCGGCGCCGTACTGGTCACGGTCAACACCAGCTACAAGAGTGCTGAACTGGAATACATCCTCAACCAGTCCGACTCCACCACCCTCTTCATGGTGCGCAGTTTCAAAGACTCGGACTACGTCCAGACCGTCAACGACGTGATCCCCGAACTCACCACCAGTCAGCCGGGCCAGCTGAACACCCCCAAACTGCCCCACCTCAAACGGGTGATCTTCATCGGCGACAACACCCCGGCCGGCATGCTCAACTTCAACAGCATCATCGGCCAGGGAAAAGACATCAGCGACCAGCGCCTGGCCGCCGTGGAAGCCGGGCTGGACTGCCACGACACCATCAACATGCAGTACACCTCCGGCACCACCGGCTTTCCCAAAGGGGTCATGCTGACCCACTACAACGTCGTCAACAACGGCTACAACATCGGCGAATGCATGCGCCTGACCGAAAAGGACCGGCTCTGCATCCCGGTGCCCTTCTTCCACTGCTTCGGCTGCGTGCTGGGGGTCATGGCCTGCGTCACCCACGGCACCACCATGGTCCCGGTGGAAATCTTCGACCCGCTCAAAGTCCTGCAGACCATCGAAAAGGAAAAATGCACCGCCGTCCACGGCGTCCCCACCATGTTCATCGCCGAACTGGAACACCCCCAATTCAAAACCTTCGACCTCACCAGCCTCAGAACCGGCATCATGGCCGGCTCCAACTGCCCCATCGAAGTCATGAAAAAGGTCATAGCCGACATGCACGCCTCTGAAATCACCATCGCCTACGGCCAGACCGAATCCTCACCGGTCATCACCCAGACCCGCACGGACGACGCCATCGAACTGCGGGTGGCCACGGTAGGCCGGGCCCTGCCGGACGTGGAAGTCAAAATCGTCGACATCGAAACCGGAGCCACACTGCCCCCCGGCAAACAGGGGGAACTGTGCACCCGGGGCTATTTGGTCATGAAAGGCTACTACAAAATGCCTGACGAAACCGCCCGTGCCATTGACAGCGACAACTGGCTGCACACCGGGGACCTTGCCATCATGGACGAAAACGGCTACTGCAAAATCACCGGCCGGATCAAGAACATGATCATCCGCGGCGGGGAAAACATCTACCCCCGCGAAATCGAAGAATACCTCTACACCCACCCGAAAATCAGCGACGTCCAGGTCTACGGCGTGCCTGACCGTAAATACGGCGAGCAGGTCATGGCCTCGATCATCCTCAAAAAAGGCATGACAATGGATGAAGAGGAAGTGCGTGCCTTCTGCCGTGACAAAATCGCCAACTACAAAATCCCGAAGTATGTACGCTTCGTCGAGAACTACCCGATGACCGCCAGCGGCAAGATCCAGAAATTCAAGATGCGTGAGATGGCGATCAAGGAGATGCAGCTGGATGAGGCGGGGCCGACGGCGTGA
- a CDS encoding DUF6125 family protein, with protein MSSAERAGDEGVALLYDLSKEELVRIIVDDAKNWLAHDGVWFQAIEKRYGMDVAVDIDTDAWRSFTVIEAKRIMERRGIRPGGGILALVECLKHRFYARLNLQECIEVTDTRAVFRMLDCRVQSARKRKGLADHPCKSVGIVEYSEFARTVDPRIATRCIACPPDEHPDDFWCAWEFKLEV; from the coding sequence ATGTCCAGTGCCGAGCGAGCGGGAGACGAAGGGGTCGCCCTGCTGTACGACCTGAGCAAGGAAGAACTGGTGCGTATCATAGTCGATGACGCCAAAAACTGGCTGGCCCACGATGGGGTCTGGTTCCAGGCGATCGAGAAGCGCTACGGCATGGATGTGGCGGTGGATATCGACACCGATGCCTGGCGGTCGTTTACGGTGATCGAGGCCAAGCGGATCATGGAGCGGCGGGGAATCAGGCCCGGAGGGGGCATACTGGCCCTGGTGGAATGCCTGAAGCACCGCTTCTATGCCCGGCTGAACCTGCAGGAATGCATCGAGGTGACCGATACGCGGGCGGTGTTCAGGATGCTCGACTGCCGGGTCCAATCGGCACGCAAACGGAAAGGGCTTGCCGACCATCCCTGCAAATCGGTGGGAATTGTCGAGTACTCCGAATTTGCCAGGACAGTGGATCCTCGTATCGCCACCCGCTGCATCGCCTGCCCGCCGGACGAGCACCCTGATGATTTCTGGTGCGCCTGGGAATTCAAACTCGAAGTATAA
- a CDS encoding Xaa-Pro peptidase family protein — MITVEESGRRIARLQQELLNKGIDGALILLPIDVFYFSGTRQNSVLWVPATGNPLLLVRKSYLRAREEAMIADIRPFPSSKEFPALFGEEVRKVGLTFDVVPVQQYNLYNKLMPGREFVDISGINREIRSVKSEGELELMGKAGRALCGIFSQIPEFLKPGMRELDLAAEFEYRLRKAGGEGFVRMRAFNQELFLGMALTGTNAVKPGFFDGAVTGQGLSAASPQGSSNEVITANSPVFVDYTGVFDGYIVDMTRIFVIGSLDAELERAFATSLAIQRTVVAGLVPGAICEELFFKAAEMAEQAGLGRHFMGAPGENARFVGHGVGLELDEFPVLAQGFKVPLQAGQTIAIEPKFVFPGLGVIGIENTFAVSADGGMNLTDIPDDIVYL; from the coding sequence ATGATAACTGTTGAGGAATCGGGTCGGCGTATTGCACGCCTGCAGCAGGAGTTGCTGAACAAGGGGATCGATGGGGCGCTGATCCTCTTGCCTATCGATGTCTTCTACTTTTCAGGCACGCGGCAGAATTCGGTCCTGTGGGTGCCGGCCACAGGCAACCCGCTGCTGCTGGTGCGCAAGAGTTACCTGAGGGCCAGGGAAGAGGCGATGATTGCCGATATCCGCCCCTTCCCCTCCAGCAAGGAATTTCCGGCCCTGTTCGGGGAGGAGGTCAGGAAGGTCGGTCTCACCTTCGATGTCGTGCCGGTCCAGCAGTACAACCTGTACAACAAGCTGATGCCGGGGCGCGAGTTCGTCGACATTTCCGGTATCAACCGCGAGATCCGCTCGGTCAAGTCCGAGGGGGAGCTGGAACTGATGGGAAAGGCGGGCAGGGCTCTGTGCGGGATCTTCAGCCAGATTCCGGAATTTCTGAAGCCTGGCATGCGCGAGCTTGATCTGGCTGCGGAATTCGAATACCGCCTCAGGAAGGCCGGGGGTGAAGGGTTTGTCAGGATGCGCGCCTTCAACCAAGAACTGTTTCTGGGGATGGCCCTGACCGGAACCAATGCCGTAAAGCCCGGTTTCTTTGATGGTGCCGTCACCGGGCAGGGGCTGTCGGCCGCTTCCCCGCAGGGTTCATCCAACGAGGTCATAACTGCCAACTCGCCGGTATTCGTCGACTATACCGGCGTCTTCGACGGCTATATCGTCGATATGACCCGCATCTTCGTCATTGGATCGCTGGATGCGGAACTGGAGCGGGCTTTTGCAACCTCGTTGGCCATTCAACGGACTGTAGTCGCGGGGCTGGTCCCGGGGGCGATCTGCGAAGAGCTTTTCTTCAAGGCTGCGGAGATGGCCGAACAGGCCGGACTCGGCCGGCACTTCATGGGGGCTCCGGGCGAGAACGCACGTTTTGTAGGCCATGGAGTGGGCTTGGAACTGGACGAGTTCCCGGTCCTGGCCCAAGGCTTCAAAGTGCCGCTGCAGGCCGGGCAGACCATTGCCATCGAGCCCAAATTCGTCTTTCCCGGTCTCGGTGTGATCGGAATAGAAAATACTTTTGCGGTCAGTGCGGACGGCGGGATGAACCTGACTGACATTCCCGACGATATCGTCTACCTCTGA
- a CDS encoding 3-hydroxybutyryl-CoA dehydrogenase, producing MVKTVGVLGAGQMGNGIAHVFAQFGYRVVIYDIAEAQLEKALATIQQNLERQAKKGAIPEGLVGETISRITATREMKDLAGVDFAVEAVTEHEPLKLDIFRRLDEIVQPGAILASNTSSIPITKIAAVTRRPEQVIGMHFMNPVPVMKLVEVIRGHATSDATFALTAELVGKLEKEMAVSQDYPGFIVNRVLIPMINEAVFALYEGIASAEDIDKGMKLGTNQPMGPLTLADFIGLDTVLAIANVLYDGFKDPKYRPCPLLVKMVNAGYLGRKSGRGFYTY from the coding sequence ATGGTCAAGACAGTAGGAGTTCTCGGGGCAGGGCAGATGGGCAACGGTATTGCCCATGTCTTTGCCCAGTTCGGCTACCGGGTCGTCATCTACGACATTGCCGAAGCGCAGTTGGAGAAGGCGCTGGCCACCATACAACAGAACCTGGAACGGCAGGCCAAGAAGGGTGCCATTCCGGAGGGCCTGGTGGGAGAAACCATCTCGCGCATCACCGCCACCAGAGAGATGAAAGACCTAGCCGGGGTCGATTTTGCGGTGGAGGCGGTTACCGAACACGAGCCGCTCAAGCTGGATATTTTCCGCAGATTGGATGAGATCGTGCAGCCCGGTGCCATTCTGGCCTCCAACACCTCCTCGATTCCGATCACCAAGATCGCGGCGGTCACCAGGCGGCCGGAACAGGTGATCGGCATGCATTTCATGAACCCCGTGCCGGTCATGAAGCTGGTGGAGGTAATCCGCGGCCATGCCACCAGCGATGCGACCTTTGCCCTGACAGCCGAATTGGTGGGCAAGCTGGAGAAGGAGATGGCGGTGTCCCAGGATTATCCCGGCTTCATCGTCAACCGCGTACTGATTCCGATGATCAACGAAGCAGTCTTCGCGTTGTACGAGGGCATCGCCTCGGCCGAGGACATCGACAAGGGCATGAAGCTCGGCACCAACCAGCCAATGGGGCCCCTGACCCTGGCGGATTTCATCGGCCTCGACACGGTACTGGCAATCGCCAACGTACTCTACGACGGCTTCAAGGATCCCAAGTACCGCCCCTGCCCGCTGCTGGTGAAGATGGTCAATGCGGGCTACCTGGGGCGCAAATCGGGACGCGGATTTTATACCTACTGA
- a CDS encoding thiolase family protein, which yields MSESDVFVVEALRTPFGSFGGVLGDVDAPQLAATVIKGLLEKTGLPAETVNEVIIGQVLSGGCGQAPARQAMRAAGIPDACHAMTINKVCGSGLKAIMLGSDSIRLGESEVVIAGGMENMTLAPYILKKGRSGYRMGHGELLDLLIYDGLQDPYSGRHMGEIGEDSAARAGLTRTDQDTFAIRSYELAQTAVNSGIFDDEIVPVVKKGKKGDETVATDEEPFKGDMSKLTQLRAVFRKDGTITAGNASTINDGAALALLTNAAGLKKHGLAAKARIVASATASRHPDYFPEAPVAAVEAVCKKAGLSLSDIDLFEINEAFASVALLAIKALNLPVDKVNVNGGACALGHPIGASGGRLAATLIRELHRRKARYGLATLCIGGGEAVAVIFERV from the coding sequence ATGAGCGAGAGCGATGTCTTTGTAGTGGAAGCGCTGCGTACCCCCTTCGGTTCGTTCGGCGGCGTGCTGGGCGATGTGGATGCGCCGCAGCTGGCTGCAACGGTAATCAAAGGGCTGCTGGAGAAGACCGGATTGCCGGCCGAGACGGTAAACGAGGTGATCATCGGCCAGGTGCTCTCCGGCGGCTGCGGCCAGGCACCGGCGCGGCAGGCCATGCGGGCTGCCGGTATTCCCGATGCATGCCATGCCATGACCATCAACAAGGTCTGCGGCAGCGGCCTGAAAGCGATCATGCTGGGCAGCGACAGCATCCGGCTCGGCGAATCCGAGGTGGTGATCGCCGGAGGCATGGAAAATATGACCCTCGCCCCTTATATCCTCAAGAAAGGGCGCAGCGGCTACCGCATGGGGCATGGCGAACTGCTCGATCTGCTGATCTACGACGGCCTGCAAGACCCCTACAGCGGCCGCCACATGGGCGAAATCGGTGAGGACAGCGCCGCCCGTGCCGGACTGACCCGCACCGACCAGGACACCTTTGCAATCCGTTCCTATGAGCTGGCCCAGACTGCCGTCAACAGTGGCATTTTTGACGATGAGATCGTACCGGTGGTTAAAAAGGGCAAAAAGGGGGACGAGACCGTGGCCACGGACGAAGAACCCTTCAAGGGGGATATGAGCAAGCTGACCCAGCTGCGGGCGGTTTTTCGCAAGGACGGTACGATTACCGCCGGTAACGCCTCCACCATCAACGACGGAGCGGCCCTGGCCCTGCTGACCAATGCCGCCGGACTCAAGAAACATGGATTGGCGGCCAAGGCCCGCATCGTTGCCAGTGCCACTGCCAGCAGACACCCGGACTATTTCCCCGAGGCGCCGGTCGCCGCCGTCGAGGCGGTCTGCAAAAAGGCCGGACTGTCGCTGAGCGACATCGACCTGTTCGAGATCAACGAGGCCTTCGCCTCGGTAGCGCTGTTGGCCATCAAGGCGCTCAACCTGCCGGTGGACAAGGTCAACGTCAACGGTGGCGCCTGCGCCCTCGGCCATCCCATCGGTGCCAGCGGCGGACGGCTGGCCGCCACCCTGATCCGCGAACTGCACCGACGCAAGGCGCGCTACGGGCTGGCCACGCTGTGCATCGGCGGCGGCGAGGCGGTTGCGGTCATCTTCGAAAGGGTATGA
- a CDS encoding nuclear transport factor 2 family protein codes for MMTTEQAREFTDRWLPKWTGNKPEELLAFYADDAFFLDPGRPLGIRGKEQLRIYFTKVLAHNPAWVWTQIEPIPLEGGFMNKLAARIPVGDKVVVECVGLCFLQFDDQGKIKRNEIYFDRTELIREINKFRQSIAH; via the coding sequence ATGATGACCACAGAACAGGCGCGTGAATTCACCGACCGCTGGCTGCCGAAGTGGACCGGAAACAAGCCGGAAGAGTTGCTGGCCTTCTATGCGGACGATGCCTTTTTCCTGGACCCCGGCCGCCCGCTCGGCATTCGCGGCAAGGAACAGCTCAGGATCTATTTCACCAAGGTGCTTGCCCATAATCCCGCTTGGGTCTGGACCCAGATCGAACCGATCCCGCTGGAAGGGGGCTTCATGAACAAACTGGCAGCCCGCATCCCGGTGGGAGACAAGGTTGTTGTGGAGTGCGTCGGGCTCTGCTTTCTGCAGTTCGACGATCAGGGGAAGATCAAACGCAATGAGATCTACTTCGATCGCACCGAGCTGATCAGGGAGATCAACAAGTTCCGCCAGTCGATCGCACACTGA
- a CDS encoding response regulator → MSVRVVIFEDDVLTLEMLRKCLTARGYEVTGYTDPQMCRLNGDPVCRCPRELSCGDILITDNYMPHMTGLELIRQQSLRGCKAVRHRAVISGNLSPSDREAARELGCKVFPKPVVLQELFAWLRECQDNL, encoded by the coding sequence ATGTCTGTCAGAGTTGTGATTTTCGAGGACGATGTCCTGACGCTGGAGATGCTCAGAAAGTGCCTGACCGCACGCGGGTACGAGGTAACGGGCTACACTGACCCACAGATGTGCCGGCTGAACGGCGACCCCGTGTGCCGATGTCCGCGGGAACTTTCCTGCGGCGATATCCTGATCACCGATAATTATATGCCGCACATGACCGGTCTGGAGTTGATCCGCCAGCAGAGCCTGCGGGGCTGCAAGGCAGTCAGGCACAGAGCGGTCATTTCGGGCAATTTGTCCCCATCCGATCGAGAGGCCGCCAGGGAGCTCGGATGCAAGGTCTTCCCCAAGCCGGTTGTTCTGCAGGAACTGTTTGCCTGGCTGCGGGAGTGCCAGGACAACCTGTAA
- a CDS encoding nitroreductase family protein produces MDIFQVIGNRRSIRKYKDIPVERQKIEQILDAARLAPSWKNQQCWRFLVLSDEGKRRAMLDAFPDDNPGKKALAQAPVVIVVCADQEESGIENGIEYYVADTAIAFQHLCLAAHALGLGSCWMGWYEEGAIRTALGIPDRFRVVGVTPLGYPDQEPKARPRKELSEIAFFEDWGKPYDNC; encoded by the coding sequence ATGGACATTTTTCAGGTAATCGGCAACAGGCGCAGCATCAGAAAATACAAGGATATCCCGGTTGAACGCCAGAAGATCGAGCAGATACTGGATGCGGCCCGCCTGGCGCCGTCGTGGAAGAATCAGCAATGCTGGCGTTTTCTCGTGCTGAGCGATGAGGGCAAGAGGCGGGCGATGCTGGATGCATTCCCGGACGACAATCCCGGCAAGAAGGCCCTGGCTCAGGCACCGGTGGTGATCGTCGTCTGCGCTGATCAGGAGGAGTCCGGCATCGAGAACGGCATCGAGTATTACGTCGCCGACACAGCCATCGCTTTCCAGCACCTCTGCCTAGCGGCTCATGCCCTGGGTCTGGGCAGTTGCTGGATGGGATGGTACGAGGAGGGGGCCATCAGGACTGCTCTGGGTATACCGGATCGTTTCAGGGTTGTGGGAGTGACGCCGCTCGGCTATCCCGACCAGGAGCCGAAGGCACGTCCGCGCAAAGAGCTCAGCGAAATCGCATTCTTCGAAGACTGGGGGAAACCGTATGATAACTGTTGA
- a CDS encoding pyridoxamine 5'-phosphate oxidase family protein, translated as MQKDLRRKDRALGPEEKRELLARGEYGVLSTVAADGAPYGVPVSYCLMDEALYFHCAVEGHKLDNIAANSSVSFCVVGTTELLPDQFATRYESVIVSGRGEEVFGTEKQRALEELVVKYSHNFMSEGQRYIEAHSGQTRVFRIGIADISGKARR; from the coding sequence ATGCAGAAGGACCTCCGTCGTAAAGATCGGGCCCTCGGCCCTGAGGAAAAACGTGAGCTGCTCGCCCGGGGAGAATACGGAGTGCTCTCGACGGTTGCCGCGGACGGGGCGCCATACGGTGTTCCGGTCAGTTACTGCCTCATGGATGAGGCCCTTTATTTCCACTGTGCAGTGGAAGGGCACAAGCTGGACAATATCGCCGCCAACAGCAGCGTATCATTTTGCGTGGTTGGGACAACCGAACTGCTGCCGGACCAGTTTGCCACCCGTTACGAAAGCGTGATCGTTTCCGGCAGGGGAGAAGAGGTGTTCGGCACCGAAAAACAGCGCGCTCTGGAGGAACTGGTCGTGAAGTATTCGCACAACTTCATGTCCGAGGGGCAGCGCTACATCGAGGCTCACTCCGGTCAGACCAGAGTGTTCAGGATCGGCATTGCGGATATTTCGGGAAAGGCGCGACGATAG